A portion of the Streptomyces erythrochromogenes genome contains these proteins:
- a CDS encoding FAD-dependent oxidoreductase, translating to MPRPLRVAIVGAGPAGIYAADALLKSEAAVDPGVSIDLFERMPAPFGLIRYGVAPDHPRIKGIITALHQVLDKPQVRLFGNVDYPGDISLDELRSFYDAVIFSTGATADRALDIPGVDLDGSYGAADFVSWYDGHPDVPRTWPLEAEKVAVLGVGNVALDVARILAKTADELLPTEIPANVYDGLKANKALEVHVFGRRGPAQAKFSPMELRELDHSPNIEVIVNPEDIDYDDGSIAERRGNKQTDMVAKTLENWAIRDIGERPHKLFLHFFESPSEIIGEDGKVVGLRTERTELDGTGNVKGTGRFTDWDVQSVYRAVGYLSDELPKLPWDVESGTVPDEGGRVIDAGGHMQSTYVTGWIRRGPIGLIGHTKGDANETVANLLADHAEGRLAAPASPEPEAVETFLAERSVRYTTWEGWYRLDAAEKALGEPQGRARVKIVEREGMLDASGA from the coding sequence ATGCCTCGCCCTCTGCGGGTAGCAATCGTCGGTGCCGGCCCGGCCGGCATCTATGCCGCCGACGCGCTGCTGAAGTCCGAGGCCGCCGTTGATCCCGGTGTGTCCATAGACCTCTTCGAGCGCATGCCCGCGCCCTTCGGCCTGATCCGCTACGGCGTCGCCCCCGACCACCCGCGCATCAAGGGCATCATCACCGCCCTGCACCAGGTGCTCGACAAGCCGCAGGTCCGCCTCTTCGGCAACGTCGACTACCCGGGCGACATCAGCCTCGACGAGCTGCGGTCCTTCTACGACGCCGTGATCTTCTCCACCGGCGCCACGGCCGACCGCGCGCTCGACATCCCCGGCGTCGACCTCGACGGCTCCTACGGCGCCGCCGACTTCGTCTCCTGGTACGACGGCCACCCGGACGTGCCGCGCACCTGGCCGCTCGAGGCCGAGAAGGTCGCCGTCCTCGGCGTCGGCAACGTCGCCCTCGACGTCGCGCGCATCCTCGCCAAGACGGCCGACGAGCTGCTGCCCACCGAGATCCCGGCCAACGTCTACGACGGCCTCAAGGCCAACAAGGCCCTCGAGGTGCACGTCTTCGGCCGTCGCGGTCCGGCCCAGGCCAAGTTCAGCCCGATGGAGCTGCGCGAGCTGGACCACTCGCCCAACATCGAGGTCATCGTCAACCCCGAGGACATCGACTACGACGACGGCTCGATCGCCGAGCGGCGGGGGAACAAGCAGACCGACATGGTCGCCAAGACCCTGGAGAACTGGGCGATCCGCGACATCGGAGAGCGGCCGCACAAGCTGTTCCTGCACTTCTTCGAGTCGCCCTCCGAGATCATCGGCGAGGACGGCAAGGTCGTCGGCCTGCGGACCGAGCGCACCGAGCTGGACGGCACCGGCAACGTCAAGGGCACCGGCCGGTTCACCGACTGGGACGTGCAGTCCGTGTACCGCGCGGTCGGCTACCTCTCCGACGAGCTGCCCAAGCTCCCCTGGGACGTCGAGTCCGGCACGGTCCCGGACGAGGGCGGCCGCGTGATCGACGCCGGCGGCCACATGCAGTCGACGTACGTGACCGGCTGGATCCGTCGCGGCCCGATCGGCCTGATCGGCCACACCAAGGGCGACGCGAACGAGACCGTCGCGAACCTGCTCGCCGACCACGCCGAGGGCCGCCTGGCCGCGCCGGCGTCGCCGGAGCCGGAAGCGGTCGAGACCTTCCTCGCCGAGCGCAGCGTGCGCTACACCACGTGGGAGGGCTGGTACCGGCTGGACGCGGCCGAGAAGGCCCTCGGCGAGCCCCAGGGCCGCGCGCGCGTGAAGATCGTGGAGCGCGAGGGAATGCTCGACGCGAGCGGCGCCTGA
- a CDS encoding AAA family ATPase, with product MVAATGHADTSVGHGELIKAVDRALTTHGRALLTGPAGAGKTEVVRAVSAAAEARRESVLRLAPEAADQWIPEASAAALLASVPAAALEELAGPQRTAIALLRREADAPRAGRDHVALRLAVVEVLRTLAGRQPVLLVIDNAQWLDAESTDLLRFALRLTPPRVRVLAAERVQGGAPVGEPLWGPGVPAVRVPPLGADEVAELLLRHGLPARLAGRIHQASGGNPRLALALGHSLAEAAEARDCSAHHADPLPVSGQAREVARRLLAGAPAQARRTLLLAALASRPTISLLRRAGRPDAEAELAEAERAALVRVGEDGTVEFTAGALPTALAADAGWPERAAGHAALAAAVDDPVQAVRHRALAVDTPDQWLAAEITEAAAVCRSRGQRALAAELGLLAAERTPSRLAGEELSRLVTAAEDAGWAGRADLARRATRAVLARDASPADRVRARLAVIDAAGQALGALDETFAYAMDEAAGDPALQAAVQLRIAWKHNLSDGDPVRSRDAAAEAGTLAALGGDQTAEAMALTVRARMGRILGDAGAEEILSEALALPAPEVPLGMRNAPQYLAVRHALFDDRLADARRQLMVLLPAVQRTGSAEDVFEVLRSLTEVELRSGRCEAASAHARRALELTIEAGLSPGPAWYVAAMAETMGGSFARAESFARRGIQASQEEQDQVFLSRSLHALGLIELATGEAAKAVATLRRVAELEAAQQVVDPSILRWHGELAEALIAADAPGDAAELIDPVRAVAHELGRTGVVAALDRARALCLSAQGDADAAVRLLEDTGQRFEALGLPLERGRTLLALARVERRRRRRAPARAALRAAAGVFELAGAAPWTELAREPAPGDGAGSPVTAAAALTEAETRLALLVSQGASNQEAAAKLFLSVKTVEARLTRIYQKLDVRSRAQLATALRTR from the coding sequence GTGGTGGCGGCGACGGGGCACGCTGACACAAGTGTCGGACACGGAGAACTGATCAAGGCGGTCGACCGCGCGCTGACCACGCACGGCCGGGCGCTCCTGACCGGACCCGCCGGCGCGGGCAAGACCGAGGTCGTCCGCGCCGTCTCGGCCGCGGCCGAAGCGCGCCGTGAGAGCGTTCTCCGCCTGGCTCCCGAGGCGGCGGACCAATGGATACCCGAGGCCTCCGCCGCGGCCCTCCTCGCCTCCGTTCCCGCGGCCGCCCTGGAAGAACTCGCCGGCCCCCAGCGCACCGCGATCGCCCTCCTGCGCCGCGAGGCCGACGCCCCCCGCGCCGGCCGCGACCACGTCGCGCTGCGCCTGGCCGTCGTCGAGGTGCTCCGCACCCTCGCCGGCCGCCAGCCCGTCCTCCTCGTCATCGACAACGCCCAGTGGCTCGACGCCGAGAGCACCGACCTGCTCCGCTTCGCCCTGCGCCTCACCCCGCCCCGCGTGCGGGTCCTCGCCGCCGAACGCGTCCAGGGCGGAGCCCCGGTCGGCGAACCCCTCTGGGGCCCGGGCGTCCCCGCCGTACGGGTGCCCCCGCTCGGCGCCGACGAGGTCGCCGAGCTCCTCCTGCGCCACGGCCTGCCCGCCCGCCTCGCCGGCCGCATCCACCAGGCCAGCGGCGGCAACCCGCGCCTCGCCCTCGCCCTCGGCCACTCCCTCGCCGAAGCCGCCGAGGCCCGCGACTGCAGCGCCCACCACGCCGACCCCCTGCCCGTCTCCGGACAGGCGCGCGAGGTCGCCCGCCGCCTCCTCGCCGGAGCCCCCGCCCAGGCCCGCCGCACCCTGCTGCTCGCCGCCCTCGCCTCCCGCCCCACCATCTCCCTGCTGCGCCGGGCCGGCCGCCCCGACGCCGAGGCCGAGCTGGCCGAGGCGGAACGGGCCGCGCTGGTCAGGGTCGGGGAGGACGGCACCGTCGAGTTCACCGCCGGCGCCCTGCCCACCGCGCTCGCCGCCGACGCCGGCTGGCCCGAACGCGCCGCCGGGCACGCGGCACTGGCCGCCGCCGTCGACGACCCCGTCCAGGCCGTACGCCACCGGGCACTGGCCGTCGACACCCCCGACCAGTGGCTCGCCGCCGAGATCACCGAGGCGGCCGCGGTCTGCCGCAGCCGCGGCCAGCGGGCCCTCGCCGCCGAACTGGGCCTGCTCGCCGCCGAACGTACGCCGTCCCGGCTGGCCGGCGAGGAACTGTCCCGCCTCGTCACCGCCGCCGAAGACGCCGGCTGGGCGGGCCGCGCCGACCTCGCGCGGCGCGCCACCCGGGCCGTGCTGGCCCGCGACGCCTCGCCCGCCGACCGGGTACGCGCCCGGCTCGCCGTGATCGACGCCGCGGGCCAGGCCCTCGGCGCGCTCGACGAGACCTTCGCGTACGCCATGGACGAGGCCGCCGGGGACCCCGCCCTGCAGGCCGCCGTCCAGCTGCGGATCGCCTGGAAGCACAACCTCAGCGACGGCGACCCCGTCCGCTCCCGCGACGCCGCGGCCGAGGCCGGCACCCTCGCGGCGCTCGGCGGCGACCAGACGGCCGAGGCCATGGCCCTGACCGTACGGGCCCGCATGGGCCGCATCCTCGGGGACGCGGGAGCCGAGGAGATCCTCTCCGAGGCACTCGCCCTGCCCGCGCCCGAGGTGCCGCTCGGCATGCGCAACGCCCCGCAGTACCTCGCGGTGCGGCACGCCCTCTTCGACGACCGCCTCGCCGACGCCCGCCGCCAGCTGATGGTGCTGCTGCCGGCCGTCCAGCGCACCGGTTCGGCCGAGGACGTCTTCGAGGTGCTGCGCAGCCTCACCGAGGTGGAGCTGCGCAGCGGCCGGTGTGAGGCCGCCTCCGCCCACGCCCGCCGGGCCCTGGAGCTGACCATCGAGGCAGGCCTCTCGCCCGGCCCCGCCTGGTACGTGGCGGCGATGGCCGAGACCATGGGCGGCAGCTTCGCGCGCGCCGAGAGCTTCGCGCGCCGCGGCATCCAGGCCTCCCAGGAGGAACAGGACCAGGTCTTCCTCTCCCGCAGCCTGCACGCGCTCGGACTGATCGAACTGGCCACCGGCGAGGCGGCGAAGGCGGTCGCCACCCTGCGCCGCGTCGCCGAACTGGAGGCCGCCCAGCAGGTGGTGGACCCGTCGATCCTGCGCTGGCACGGCGAACTCGCCGAGGCCCTGATCGCCGCCGACGCCCCCGGCGACGCCGCCGAACTGATCGACCCCGTCCGCGCGGTCGCCCACGAGCTCGGCCGTACCGGCGTCGTCGCCGCCCTCGACCGGGCCCGCGCCCTGTGCCTGTCCGCGCAGGGCGACGCGGACGCGGCCGTCCGGCTCCTGGAGGACACGGGGCAGCGCTTCGAAGCCCTCGGGCTGCCGCTGGAACGGGGCCGTACGCTGCTCGCCCTCGCCCGGGTGGAGCGCCGCCGCCGGCGGCGGGCACCGGCCCGCGCGGCGCTCCGGGCCGCGGCCGGGGTGTTCGAGCTGGCCGGAGCCGCACCCTGGACGGAGCTCGCCCGGGAACCGGCCCCGGGTGACGGAGCCGGCTCCCCGGTCACCGCGGCCGCGGCCCTCACCGAGGCCGAGACCCGCCTCGCGCTGCTGGTCAGCCAGGGCGCCAGCAACCAGGAGGCAGCGGCGAAGCTGTTCCTGAGCGTCAAGACCGTCGAGGCCCGGCTGACCCGCATCTACCAGAAGCTCGACGTACGGTCACGGGCCCAGCTGGCCACCGCGCTGCGCACGCGGTGA
- a CDS encoding rodlin, whose product MLKKFMATAAATAAVLGAGAAAASPAMAIGNDNGVNTVNGNDSAQIYGNAETRGNQSPQLAPIQGSLNKLCVGLPAKVNAQSLFAVLANIGVQDVNVLSNPQNQQCAENSTQAKGDEALSHIASNIPVLSGNVSAGS is encoded by the coding sequence ATGCTCAAGAAGTTCATGGCCACCGCCGCCGCCACCGCCGCCGTGCTCGGCGCGGGCGCCGCCGCCGCCTCGCCCGCGATGGCGATCGGCAACGACAACGGCGTCAACACCGTGAACGGCAACGACTCGGCGCAGATCTACGGCAACGCGGAGACCCGCGGCAACCAGAGCCCGCAGCTCGCCCCGATCCAGGGCTCCCTCAACAAGCTCTGCGTCGGCCTGCCGGCCAAGGTCAACGCCCAGTCCCTGTTCGCGGTCCTCGCCAACATCGGCGTCCAGGACGTCAACGTCCTGTCCAACCCGCAGAACCAGCAGTGCGCCGAGAACTCCACCCAGGCCAAGGGTGACGAGGCCCTCTCGCACATCGCCAGCAACATCCCGGTCCTCTCCGGCAACGTCTCCGCCGGCAGCTGA
- a CDS encoding glycoside hydrolase family 19 protein: protein MIRALRRRALSLVAAAAVTAVTAGLAIALPSSSASAAAPCASAWASSAVYTNGMSASYGGRNWQAKWWTQGETPGTTGQWGVWADQGVCGGGGGQDPDPDPSGFVVSEAQFNQMFPNRNPFYTYNGLVAALSAYPGFAKTGDDTVKRREAAAFLANVSHETGGLVHIVEQNTANYPHYCDASQPYGCPAGQAAYYGRGPIQLSWNFNYKAAGDALGLNLLANPYLVEQDPAVAMKTALWYWNTQNGPGTMTAHAAMVGGAGFGETIRSINGSLECNGGNPAQVQSRISKYQSFTQLLGVTPGNNLSC, encoded by the coding sequence GTGATACGTGCGCTTCGCCGCCGCGCCCTCAGCCTGGTCGCCGCCGCGGCCGTCACGGCCGTCACGGCCGGTCTCGCCATCGCCCTTCCCTCCTCCTCCGCCTCCGCGGCGGCCCCCTGCGCCTCCGCCTGGGCCTCGTCCGCCGTCTACACGAACGGCATGAGCGCCTCGTACGGCGGCCGCAACTGGCAGGCCAAGTGGTGGACCCAGGGCGAGACCCCCGGCACCACCGGCCAGTGGGGCGTCTGGGCGGACCAGGGCGTCTGCGGCGGCGGGGGCGGCCAGGACCCGGATCCCGACCCGTCCGGATTCGTGGTCTCCGAGGCCCAGTTCAACCAGATGTTCCCGAACCGGAATCCCTTCTACACCTACAACGGCCTGGTCGCCGCACTGTCCGCCTACCCCGGCTTCGCCAAGACCGGCGACGACACCGTGAAGCGCCGCGAGGCCGCCGCCTTCCTCGCGAACGTCTCCCACGAGACCGGCGGACTCGTGCACATCGTGGAGCAGAACACCGCCAACTACCCCCACTACTGCGACGCGAGCCAGCCCTACGGCTGTCCGGCGGGGCAGGCCGCCTACTACGGCCGCGGGCCCATCCAGCTCAGCTGGAACTTCAACTACAAGGCGGCCGGTGACGCCCTCGGCCTCAACCTGCTGGCCAACCCGTACCTCGTCGAGCAGGATCCGGCCGTCGCCATGAAGACGGCGCTCTGGTACTGGAACACCCAGAACGGTCCCGGCACCATGACGGCGCACGCCGCCATGGTGGGCGGCGCCGGCTTCGGCGAGACCATCCGCTCCATCAACGGCTCGCTGGAGTGCAACGGCGGCAACCCCGCCCAGGTCCAGAGCCGGATCTCGAAGTACCAGAGCTTCACCCAGCTGCTGGGCGTCACACCGGGGAACAACCTGAGCTGCTGA
- a CDS encoding DUF1838 family protein: MTPAATPAELLHAFARTRARLDGGEVTYWWTGDVHSWAPGEPYRRIFGFEGLNVARLVADEESGGYQLLSREAAFYLDPVTREIMETWQDRPVVHVWNDPANQKWRPFPIPVTELGDQICFSLEIPLAYPSPLPVEEYPDHSADDTYRALELFQFFAPATALTADEASVPATMSWTRMSPWLPWMEQGARPGGLTFHCRGRKLDAYAQVPERTRAYIADRHPEFAHAPEKWSEPNETSWTYFRKRFPPHREES, from the coding sequence ATGACGCCAGCCGCGACACCTGCCGAGCTCCTGCACGCATTCGCCCGCACCCGCGCCCGACTCGACGGCGGCGAGGTCACCTACTGGTGGACCGGCGACGTCCACTCCTGGGCACCGGGCGAGCCCTACCGGCGGATCTTCGGCTTCGAAGGGCTCAACGTCGCGCGCCTCGTGGCGGACGAGGAGAGCGGCGGCTACCAGCTGCTGTCCAGGGAGGCCGCGTTCTACCTGGACCCGGTGACCCGCGAGATCATGGAGACCTGGCAGGACAGGCCCGTGGTCCACGTCTGGAACGACCCGGCCAACCAGAAGTGGCGCCCCTTCCCGATCCCCGTGACCGAGCTGGGCGACCAGATCTGCTTCAGCCTGGAGATCCCGCTCGCCTACCCCTCGCCGCTGCCGGTCGAGGAGTACCCGGACCACTCCGCCGACGACACCTACCGGGCGCTGGAACTCTTCCAGTTCTTCGCACCCGCTACCGCCCTGACGGCCGACGAGGCGAGTGTCCCGGCCACGATGTCCTGGACCCGCATGTCCCCGTGGCTTCCGTGGATGGAACAGGGCGCGCGCCCCGGCGGCCTCACCTTCCACTGCCGCGGCCGCAAGCTCGACGCCTACGCGCAGGTCCCCGAACGCACCCGCGCCTACATCGCCGACCGTCATCCCGAGTTCGCCCATGCACCGGAGAAATGGAGCGAACCGAACGAGACGAGCTGGACGTACTTCCGCAAGCGCTTCCCGCCCCACCGGGAGGAGTCCTGA
- a CDS encoding S8 family peptidase, translating to MSVTLLAGTATASVAVASETPAAAPAAALAPTAPVENLIVGYKSSASEASSNSAAADDATAKGKKAGKKAKFDRRLGTGAALVNLGGTVAPAEAADVMAQFRADPDVAYVEPDTRAYATAVTPNDTEYAKQWDLFESTAGMNVPAAWDKTTGSGVTVAVIDTGYVAHSDLASNTVAGYDFISTASYARDGGGRDSNPADEGDWNATDGECGVGSKASNSSWHGTHVAGTIAAATNNSKGVAGIAYGAKVQHVRVLGKCGGSTSDIVDAITWASGGSVAGVPANATPAKVINMSLGGPGACGTSYQNAINAAVARGTTVVVAAGNSNADAAGYSPASCNNVINVAASNRAGDRSYYSNYGSIIDIAAPGGETRRATDTPGTVTTPENAILSTLNAGTTTPGAEIYKPYQGTSMAAPHVAGLAALLKSANSALTPAQIETAIKNNARPLAGTCTGGCGAGLADAAATVAAVTSTPPAPAFENTTDVTIGDNTTVESPITVTGKTGNAPAALKVGVNIVHTYIGDLKVDLIAPDGSVYTLHNRTGSGTDNINQVYTVNASSEVANGTWKLRVNDNAGGDTGKIDSWNLTF from the coding sequence ATGTCCGTCACCCTGCTCGCCGGCACCGCCACCGCCTCCGTGGCCGTGGCCTCCGAGACGCCCGCCGCGGCCCCCGCGGCAGCGCTCGCCCCCACCGCGCCGGTCGAGAACCTGATCGTCGGCTACAAGTCGTCCGCCTCCGAGGCCAGCTCCAACAGCGCCGCCGCCGACGACGCCACCGCCAAGGGCAAGAAGGCCGGCAAGAAGGCGAAGTTCGACCGCCGCCTGGGCACCGGTGCCGCGCTGGTCAACCTCGGCGGGACCGTCGCGCCGGCCGAGGCCGCCGACGTGATGGCCCAGTTCCGTGCCGACCCGGACGTCGCCTACGTCGAGCCCGACACCCGTGCCTACGCCACGGCCGTGACCCCGAACGACACCGAGTACGCCAAGCAGTGGGACCTCTTCGAGTCCACCGCGGGCATGAACGTCCCGGCCGCCTGGGACAAGACCACCGGCTCCGGCGTCACCGTCGCCGTGATCGACACCGGCTACGTCGCCCACTCGGACCTCGCGTCGAACACCGTCGCCGGCTACGACTTCATCAGCACCGCCTCCTACGCCCGTGACGGCGGTGGCCGCGACAGCAACCCCGCCGACGAGGGCGACTGGAACGCCACCGACGGCGAGTGCGGCGTCGGCTCCAAGGCCAGCAACTCGTCCTGGCACGGCACCCACGTCGCGGGCACCATCGCTGCGGCCACGAACAACTCCAAGGGCGTCGCGGGCATCGCCTACGGCGCGAAGGTCCAGCACGTCCGCGTCCTCGGCAAGTGCGGCGGTTCCACCTCGGACATCGTCGACGCCATCACCTGGGCCTCCGGCGGATCCGTCGCCGGCGTGCCGGCCAACGCCACCCCGGCCAAGGTCATCAACATGAGCCTCGGCGGCCCCGGTGCCTGCGGCACCAGCTACCAGAACGCGATCAACGCGGCCGTCGCCCGCGGCACGACCGTCGTCGTCGCCGCCGGCAACAGCAACGCCGACGCGGCCGGCTACTCGCCCGCCAGCTGCAACAACGTGATCAACGTGGCCGCCAGCAACCGCGCCGGGGACCGCTCCTACTACTCCAACTACGGCTCGATCATCGACATCGCCGCCCCGGGCGGTGAGACCCGCCGCGCCACCGACACGCCCGGCACCGTCACCACCCCCGAGAACGCGATCCTCTCGACCCTGAACGCGGGCACCACCACCCCGGGCGCCGAGATCTACAAGCCCTACCAGGGCACCAGCATGGCCGCCCCGCACGTCGCCGGTCTCGCCGCGCTCCTGAAGTCGGCGAACTCCGCGCTGACCCCGGCCCAGATCGAGACGGCGATCAAGAACAACGCCCGTCCGCTCGCCGGCACCTGCACCGGTGGCTGCGGCGCGGGCCTCGCCGACGCCGCCGCGACCGTCGCCGCCGTGACCTCGACCCCGCCGGCCCCGGCCTTCGAGAACACCACGGACGTCACCATCGGTGACAACACCACGGTCGAGAGCCCGATCACCGTCACCGGGAAGACCGGCAACGCCCCGGCCGCCCTCAAGGTCGGTGTGAACATCGTCCACACCTACATCGGTGACCTCAAGGTCGACCTGATCGCCCCGGACGGCAGCGTCTACACGCTCCACAACCGCACGGGCAGCGGCACCGACAACATCAACCAGGTCTACACCGTCAACGCCTCCTCCGAGGTCGCGAACGGCACCTGGAAGCTCCGGGTCAACGACAACGCCGGCGGCGACACCGGCAAGATCGACTCCTGGAATCTCACCTTCTGA
- a CDS encoding DUF5302 domain-containing protein, whose amino-acid sequence MADETDAPQDESPAEAAKRRFREALERNAAKAHSQQAHQNRNKVQGSSSAASGKNKKVRRKSG is encoded by the coding sequence ATGGCTGACGAAACAGACGCTCCGCAGGACGAATCCCCGGCCGAAGCGGCCAAGCGCCGGTTCCGGGAGGCCCTGGAGCGCAACGCCGCGAAGGCCCATTCCCAGCAGGCGCACCAGAACCGGAACAAGGTCCAGGGCTCCAGCAGCGCCGCGAGCGGCAAGAACAAGAAGGTCCGCCGCAAGAGCGGCTGA